A stretch of the Leguminivora glycinivorella isolate SPB_JAAS2020 chromosome 2, LegGlyc_1.1, whole genome shotgun sequence genome encodes the following:
- the LOC125241257 gene encoding uncharacterized protein LOC125241257: MNTISALSIMVLSGLVAASPRGPCGCQPVFEYCANDYTTYHSICEFKCKHPSVQFNDWYILYEGPCVSELDTTTQRTTTTRWRTKTTMWQKDETASNSENG; the protein is encoded by the coding sequence tgGTTCTGTCAGGGTTAGTCGCAGCGAGCCCACGCGGCCCGTGCGGCTGCCAACCAGTCTTCGAATATTGCGCCAACGACTACACCACGTACCACAGCATCTGCGAGTTCAAGTGCAAACATCCATCCGTCCAGTTCAACGACTGGTACATCCTGTACGAGGGGCCTTGTGTATCGGAGCTGGACACTACTACGCAGCGGACAACTACAACGCGGTGGAGAACTAAAACCACAATGTGGCAAAAAGACGAAACTGCTTCTAATTCGGAGAATggctaa